Part of the Sebaldella sp. S0638 genome is shown below.
AGGGCTTGTTAATAAGCTTTTCGGCAAGGCAAAAGATGTTATAGAGAAATTATTTTCCAAGTATGAAGATCTTGGTGCCGAAGTGGATAAAATTTATGTTGTTTTGAAAAGATATGAAGCTGAAACAAAACAAAGCAATATGAATCTTGAGCAGATGGCTAAAGCCAATGTGGAAACGTATGAAATGCTTGAGAAATATATAGTTGCCGGTGAATTGGCTAAGGAAGAAGTGGATAAATACATTTCCGAATATGAGATAAAAGCTCAGAATCCTGAGGATCAAAAGGCTATGATGATTTATCAGTCGCTTCTTCAGGGAAGAGATATGCTTGATCAGAGAATATATGACCTTAGAATGTCAGAAAATGTGGCGATGCAGACTATACCTATGATACAGATGATACAGCTTGGTAACTACAATCTTATAAGAAAGATTAATTCGGCTTTTCTTATTACACTGCCTATTTTCAAACAGTGTCTTGCACAGGCTATCATGCTGAAAAGACAGGAGTTACAGGCAAAATCAATGCAGGTTCTGGATGATAAGACTAATGAGCTGCTTGTAAGAAATGCTAATTCTGTAGCTAGAAACACTACTACTCTGGCAAAAATGGCCGGGACAAGTTCTATAAAGATAGAGACTATCGAGGAAACTTGGAGAACTATTACTAATGGTATTAATGAAACTAAGAAGATACAGGAAGCTAATAAAAACGACAGAGAGAAAAATACTCTTAAGCTTGAGGAATTTAAGAAACAGATTAAGAGCAGTGAGTACTCGCCTAAGAAATAAAAATGCCGCCGGGATGGGCGGTTTTTTTAATTAAAATTTTTATTTGATTATAATTTTATAAAATGTTAAAATATATAAAATTAAATTATACAAGGGGT
Proteins encoded:
- a CDS encoding toxic anion resistance protein, with amino-acid sequence MIDFKKKFELSLPDENVQEERPAPVMPAEIAEYSNAYKLELRDDPDVQALTSEVVIDDLNSILFFGDSASKGISNVSDSLLHQMRGVKVEESSELIVKLTKVMDKFDPKEFEKFSVYKEQGLVNKLFGKAKDVIEKLFSKYEDLGAEVDKIYVVLKRYEAETKQSNMNLEQMAKANVETYEMLEKYIVAGELAKEEVDKYISEYEIKAQNPEDQKAMMIYQSLLQGRDMLDQRIYDLRMSENVAMQTIPMIQMIQLGNYNLIRKINSAFLITLPIFKQCLAQAIMLKRQELQAKSMQVLDDKTNELLVRNANSVARNTTTLAKMAGTSSIKIETIEETWRTITNGINETKKIQEANKNDREKNTLKLEEFKKQIKSSEYSPKK